The proteins below come from a single Stutzerimonas stutzeri RCH2 genomic window:
- a CDS encoding long-chain fatty acid--CoA ligase — protein sequence MQNAPLLISSIVTHAARAHGDREIVSRLVDEPLWRYDYACLAARSAQAASMLGKLGIGPGDCVSSLAWNTHRHYELFFAVPGIGAVLHTANPRLSDEQIVYTINHAGSQVLLFDSSFAACVARLRPRLGNIRHFIELAAQPSSGLQDVLGYEQLIAAEQPLDWPQFDENAGAVLCYTSGTTGDPKGVLYSHRSVVLHAMAAGLSGAFGLSAFDCIMPCSSLYHGTAWGIPFAAAINGCKFVLPCDKMDGASLQELIKTEGVTLSGGVPTIWTMYLAHLERSGEDSGSLARLVIGGSAVPRAMAETFQTKYGVAVCQLWGMTETSPLGVVATPTPKLAERGQQATNDTIWTRQGRLQFGIELKIVDEEGRELPCDGVSSGSLKVRGPWTVERYYRSEKSALDEDGWFDTGDIATLDADGFMRITDRSKDVIKSGGEWVSSIDIENVAAACPGVKVAAVVGVFHPKWEERPVLVIEPHADAEVTVETILAHLEPNIVKWWMPDAVIFDAVPLTATGKIDKKVLRERYRNHLVENQPSAVNQ from the coding sequence ATGCAGAACGCCCCGCTGCTGATCAGCAGCATCGTCACCCACGCCGCGCGTGCGCACGGTGATCGCGAGATCGTCTCGCGGCTGGTCGATGAACCCCTCTGGCGTTATGACTACGCCTGTCTCGCCGCCCGTTCGGCGCAGGCCGCCAGCATGCTCGGCAAGCTCGGCATCGGCCCCGGCGACTGCGTGTCGTCGCTGGCCTGGAACACCCACCGCCATTACGAGCTGTTCTTCGCCGTGCCCGGCATCGGTGCGGTGCTGCATACCGCCAACCCGCGGCTGTCGGACGAACAGATCGTCTACACCATCAACCATGCCGGCAGCCAGGTGCTGCTGTTCGACAGCAGCTTCGCCGCCTGCGTCGCCCGGTTGCGGCCGCGGTTGGGCAATATCCGCCATTTCATCGAGCTGGCCGCGCAGCCAAGTTCCGGTCTGCAGGATGTGCTGGGTTACGAGCAACTGATTGCCGCCGAGCAGCCGCTGGACTGGCCGCAGTTCGACGAGAACGCCGGCGCGGTGCTCTGTTACACCTCCGGCACCACCGGCGACCCCAAGGGCGTGCTCTACAGCCACCGCTCGGTGGTGCTGCATGCGATGGCCGCCGGGCTGTCCGGTGCGTTCGGCCTGTCCGCCTTCGATTGCATCATGCCGTGCTCGTCGCTCTATCACGGTACTGCCTGGGGCATTCCGTTCGCCGCGGCGATCAATGGCTGCAAGTTCGTGCTGCCATGCGACAAGATGGACGGCGCGAGCCTGCAGGAACTGATCAAGACCGAGGGCGTGACCCTGTCCGGCGGCGTGCCGACCATCTGGACCATGTACCTCGCCCATCTGGAACGTAGCGGTGAGGATTCCGGCAGTCTGGCGCGGCTGGTGATCGGCGGTTCCGCCGTGCCGCGGGCGATGGCCGAAACCTTCCAGACCAAGTACGGCGTCGCGGTCTGCCAGCTCTGGGGGATGACCGAGACCAGCCCGCTGGGCGTGGTGGCAACGCCGACGCCCAAGCTGGCCGAACGTGGTCAGCAAGCGACCAACGACACCATCTGGACCCGTCAGGGCCGCCTGCAATTCGGTATCGAACTCAAGATCGTCGATGAAGAAGGGCGTGAGCTGCCGTGCGATGGCGTCAGTTCTGGCAGCCTCAAGGTGCGCGGCCCCTGGACGGTCGAGCGCTACTACCGCAGCGAAAAAAGCGCGCTGGATGAGGATGGCTGGTTCGACACCGGTGACATCGCCACGCTGGATGCCGATGGCTTCATGCGTATTACCGACCGCAGCAAGGACGTGATCAAGTCCGGCGGCGAATGGGTCAGTTCCATCGATATCGAGAACGTCGCGGCGGCCTGTCCCGGTGTGAAGGTGGCCGCGGTGGTCGGCGTGTTCCACCCCAAATGGGAGGAGCGCCCGGTACTGGTGATCGAGCCGCACGCCGACGCTGAGGTTACGGTCGAGACGATCCTCGCCCATCTGGAGCCGAACATCGTCAAGTGGTGGATGCCGGATGCGGTGATCTTCGACGCGGTGCCGCTGACCGCTACCGGCAAGATCGACAAGAAGGTGCTGCGCGAGCGCTATCGTAATCATCTGGTCGAGAACCAGCCCAGCGCCGTGAACCAGTAA
- a CDS encoding acyl-CoA dehydrogenase, translating into MLPNEDQNAIAEMARQFAQERLKPFAEQWSREHRYPAEAIGEMAALGFFGMLVPEQWGGSDTGYLAYAMALEEIAAGDGACSTIMSVHNSVGCVPILRFGNEQQKSDFLTPLARGEQIGAFALTEPQAGSDASSLRTRARRDGDHYVLNGAKQFITSGKHAGTVIVFAVTDPDAGKGGISAFIVPTDSPGYQVVRVEDKLGQHASDTCQIAFEDLRVPVANRLGEEGEGYRIALANLEGGRIGIAAQAVGMARAAFEAARDYARDRETFGKPIIEHQAVAFRLADMATQIAVARQMVHHAAALREVGRPALVEASMAKLFASEMAEKVCSAAIQTLGGYGYLADFPVERIYRDVRVCQIYEGTSDIQRLVISRNLGGPV; encoded by the coding sequence ATGCTGCCCAATGAAGATCAAAACGCGATCGCCGAGATGGCCCGCCAGTTTGCCCAGGAGCGGCTGAAGCCTTTCGCCGAACAGTGGAGTCGCGAGCATCGCTATCCCGCCGAAGCAATTGGCGAGATGGCCGCGCTCGGCTTCTTCGGCATGCTGGTGCCGGAGCAGTGGGGCGGCAGCGATACCGGCTACCTGGCCTATGCCATGGCGCTCGAAGAGATTGCTGCCGGTGACGGCGCCTGCTCGACCATCATGAGCGTGCACAACTCGGTGGGATGCGTGCCGATTCTGCGTTTCGGCAATGAGCAGCAGAAGAGTGACTTCCTCACTCCGTTGGCCCGTGGTGAGCAGATCGGCGCCTTTGCGCTGACCGAGCCGCAAGCGGGCTCCGACGCCAGCAGCCTGCGCACCCGCGCCCGTCGCGACGGCGATCATTACGTGCTCAACGGCGCCAAGCAGTTCATTACCTCCGGTAAGCATGCCGGCACGGTGATCGTCTTCGCGGTGACCGATCCGGACGCCGGCAAGGGCGGTATCAGTGCCTTTATCGTGCCGACCGACAGCCCGGGTTATCAGGTGGTGCGGGTGGAGGACAAACTCGGCCAGCACGCGTCGGATACTTGCCAGATCGCCTTCGAGGACCTGCGCGTGCCGGTGGCCAACCGGTTGGGCGAGGAGGGCGAGGGTTATCGCATTGCCCTGGCCAATCTCGAAGGCGGACGCATCGGCATCGCCGCCCAGGCGGTCGGCATGGCGCGCGCGGCGTTCGAGGCGGCGCGTGATTACGCCCGGGACCGGGAAACCTTCGGCAAGCCGATCATCGAGCATCAGGCCGTGGCGTTCCGCCTGGCCGACATGGCGACCCAGATCGCCGTGGCGCGGCAGATGGTGCATCACGCCGCCGCGTTGCGCGAGGTCGGCCGGCCAGCACTGGTGGAGGCTTCGATGGCCAAGCTGTTTGCCTCGGAGATGGCGGAGAAGGTCTGTTCCGCGGCGATCCAGACGCTCGGTGGCTACGGCTATCTGGCCGACTTTCCGGTGGAGCGCATCTACCGCGATGTGCGGGTTTGCCAGATCTACGAAGGCACCAGCGACATCCAGCGCCTGGTCATCTCCCGCAACCTCGGAGGGCCGGTCTGA
- a CDS encoding acetyl-CoA C-acyltransferase: MKDDPIVIVSSARTPMGGFQGDLLGMTAPQLGAAAIRAAVERSGLPAENVQDVLMGCVLPAGQGQAPARQAALGAGLTRATTCTTVNKMCGSGMQTVIMAHDQLLAGSAEIVVAGGMESMSNAPYLLDRARGGYRMGHGRVLDHMFLDGLEDAYDKGRLMGTFAEECADAFGFTREEQDAFALESLRRAQAAIAEGHFADEIVALDVTQGKQQRQIRDDEQPPKAMPEKIPSLRPAFREGGTVTAANSSSISDGAAALLLMRRSEAERWGLQPQAVIHGHAAYADAPNLFTTAPIGAIRKLMERTGWSTGDVDLFEINEAFAVVAMASMRELGLDHAKVNVNGGACALGHPIGVSGARILVTLLAALRKRGLRRGVAAICIGGGEATAMAVELI; encoded by the coding sequence ATGAAAGATGATCCGATCGTAATCGTCAGCAGCGCGCGTACGCCCATGGGTGGTTTCCAGGGTGATCTGCTGGGCATGACGGCACCGCAGCTCGGCGCTGCCGCCATCCGCGCGGCGGTGGAGCGCAGCGGCCTGCCGGCCGAGAACGTGCAGGACGTGCTGATGGGCTGTGTGCTGCCCGCCGGCCAGGGCCAGGCGCCAGCGCGCCAGGCGGCTCTGGGCGCCGGGCTGACCCGCGCCACCACCTGCACCACAGTGAACAAGATGTGCGGCTCGGGCATGCAGACGGTAATCATGGCTCACGACCAGTTGCTCGCCGGCAGCGCGGAAATCGTTGTCGCCGGCGGCATGGAAAGCATGAGCAACGCGCCTTATCTGCTCGATCGTGCCCGTGGCGGCTATCGCATGGGGCACGGCCGGGTGCTCGACCACATGTTTCTCGATGGTCTGGAAGACGCCTACGACAAGGGCCGCCTGATGGGCACCTTTGCCGAGGAGTGCGCCGACGCCTTCGGCTTCACCCGTGAGGAGCAGGATGCGTTCGCGCTGGAATCGCTGCGACGGGCCCAGGCGGCAATCGCCGAAGGGCACTTTGCCGATGAGATCGTCGCGCTGGACGTCACTCAGGGCAAACAGCAGCGGCAGATCCGCGATGACGAGCAGCCGCCCAAGGCGATGCCGGAAAAGATTCCCAGCCTGAGACCAGCGTTCCGCGAGGGCGGCACGGTGACTGCGGCCAACTCCAGCTCGATTTCCGATGGCGCCGCCGCGCTGCTGTTGATGCGACGTTCCGAAGCCGAGCGCTGGGGCCTGCAGCCACAGGCGGTGATCCACGGCCACGCGGCCTACGCCGATGCGCCGAATCTGTTCACCACCGCGCCGATCGGCGCGATCCGCAAGCTGATGGAGCGCACCGGCTGGTCCACCGGAGACGTGGATCTGTTCGAGATCAACGAAGCCTTCGCCGTGGTCGCCATGGCCAGCATGCGCGAGCTGGGTCTGGACCACGCCAAGGTCAACGTCAACGGCGGTGCCTGTGCGCTCGGTCACCCTATCGGTGTGTCCGGTGCGCGAATCCTGGTGACGCTGCTTGCCGCATTGCGCAAGCGCGGCCTGCGCCGTGGCGTGGCGGCGATCTGCATCGGCGGCGGCGAAGCCACCGCGATGGCCGTCGAACTGATCTGA
- a CDS encoding SDR family NAD(P)-dependent oxidoreductase translates to MQIRDKVFLITGGASGLGAAAAQALVEAGGKVVLADLDEAAANATAQALGPSALGVAADIHDEQAARHAVATAREHFGGLHGLVNCAGVAGGEKVLGRNGPHSLDAFSRIVGINLIGSFNMLRLAAEAMAENAPDADGERGAIINTASIAAFDGQIGQAAYAASKGGVVSMTLPAARELARFGIRVMTIAPGVFETPMMAGMTQEIRDSLAAGVPFPPRLGHPAEYAALVRHIFENSMLNGEVIRLDGALRMAAK, encoded by the coding sequence ATGCAGATTCGCGACAAGGTATTCCTCATTACTGGCGGCGCCTCCGGCCTTGGCGCTGCGGCGGCGCAGGCGCTGGTCGAGGCGGGCGGCAAGGTCGTGCTCGCCGATCTGGACGAAGCCGCGGCCAACGCCACGGCACAGGCGCTCGGGCCTAGCGCCCTCGGCGTCGCCGCCGACATTCATGATGAACAGGCCGCGCGCCATGCCGTCGCCACCGCGCGCGAACATTTCGGCGGGCTGCACGGGCTGGTCAATTGCGCTGGCGTCGCCGGTGGCGAAAAGGTGCTCGGGCGCAATGGTCCGCACAGCCTCGACGCTTTCAGCCGCATCGTCGGCATCAACCTGATCGGCAGCTTCAACATGCTGCGCCTGGCCGCCGAGGCGATGGCCGAGAACGCGCCAGACGCCGATGGCGAGCGCGGCGCGATCATCAATACCGCATCGATTGCCGCCTTCGACGGGCAGATCGGCCAGGCTGCCTATGCCGCGTCCAAAGGCGGTGTGGTGAGCATGACCCTGCCGGCCGCGCGCGAGCTGGCGCGCTTCGGCATCCGCGTGATGACCATTGCGCCCGGCGTATTCGAGACGCCGATGATGGCCGGCATGACCCAGGAGATCCGTGACTCGCTGGCCGCCGGCGTGCCGTTCCCGCCACGCCTGGGCCATCCGGCCGAATACGCCGCGCTGGTGCGGCACATCTTCGAGAACAGCATGCTCAACGGTGAGGTGATTCGCCTCGACGGCGCCTTGCGCATGGCCGCCAAGTAA
- a CDS encoding AraC family transcriptional regulator, translating into MIIEAQTTADAAVGTASASRDSISVRLVAEALLGFVGPRLSGEHLLEKIGLDPACLQDPDGRMDVRDYSQLWLRLARHFDDEFFGMDPRRLRSGSFVFLSRSCLQQPTLEKALVHALEFLGLGLENLRGKLIRSQSLAEVVLRERNAEPARAFCYFTFWMLLHGLACWLVGRRIPLLAVELRCAEPDYTDDYRVMFSDNLRFGRPSTRIIFAAEVLDLPIRRSEAELRAFLAEAPANILVRYRDHSSLASRIKQHLRSLPAERWPDSETLAQTLCISASTLRRRLAEAGQPYQAIKDGLRQEMATEWLADAAISYGEIAERLGFADVSSFYKAFRKWTGINPGHYRNLILAPARA; encoded by the coding sequence ATGATCATCGAGGCGCAAACGACAGCAGACGCAGCGGTCGGCACGGCCAGTGCCAGCCGGGACAGCATCAGCGTCCGTTTGGTGGCCGAGGCACTGCTCGGTTTCGTCGGGCCGCGGCTGAGCGGCGAGCATCTGCTGGAGAAAATCGGCCTCGACCCCGCTTGCCTGCAAGATCCCGACGGCCGCATGGACGTGCGCGACTACTCGCAACTCTGGCTGCGCCTGGCGCGGCATTTCGATGATGAATTCTTCGGCATGGATCCGCGCCGGCTGCGCTCGGGCAGCTTCGTCTTTCTCAGTCGCAGCTGCCTGCAGCAGCCCACTCTGGAGAAAGCGCTTGTTCACGCGTTGGAGTTTCTCGGCCTGGGGCTGGAGAACCTGCGTGGCAAGCTGATCCGCAGCCAGAGCCTGGCCGAAGTGGTGCTGCGCGAGCGTAACGCCGAGCCGGCTCGCGCCTTCTGCTATTTCACCTTCTGGATGCTGCTGCATGGGCTGGCCTGCTGGCTGGTAGGGCGGCGCATCCCGCTACTGGCGGTCGAGCTGCGCTGCGCCGAGCCGGACTACACCGACGATTATCGCGTGATGTTCTCCGACAACCTGCGGTTCGGCCGACCTTCGACGCGGATCATCTTCGCCGCCGAAGTGCTCGACCTGCCGATCCGTCGCAGCGAAGCGGAGTTGCGTGCCTTTCTCGCCGAGGCCCCGGCGAACATCCTAGTGCGCTACCGCGACCATTCCAGCCTGGCCAGCCGCATCAAGCAGCACCTGCGCAGCCTGCCTGCCGAACGCTGGCCGGACAGCGAGACGCTGGCACAGACCCTGTGCATCTCGGCCTCGACCTTGCGTCGCCGGCTGGCGGAGGCGGGGCAGCCTTATCAGGCCATCAAGGACGGCTTGCGCCAGGAAATGGCCACCGAATGGCTGGCCGACGCCGCCATCAGCTATGGCGAAATCGCCGAGCGGCTGGGGTTTGCCGATGTCAGTTCGTTTTACAAGGCGTTCCGCAAGTGGACAGGTATCAATCCCGGGCACTACCGCAACCTGATTCTGGCGCCGGCGCGCGCCTGA
- a CDS encoding YqaA family protein, which yields MVSFSGYLGLFLAAFGAATLLPMQSEAVLAGLLLSERYTVWALVAVASLGNVLGSLVNWLLGRYVEHFRHKRWFPVNERQLAKAQHSYHRYGRWTLLLSWVPIIGDPLTLVAGVMREPLWSFLLIVTLAKTARYLIVMGLTLGWM from the coding sequence ATGGTGTCGTTTTCCGGCTATCTCGGCCTTTTTCTTGCGGCGTTCGGTGCTGCCACGCTACTACCCATGCAGTCCGAGGCGGTACTCGCCGGTCTTCTCCTTTCGGAGCGGTATACGGTCTGGGCGTTGGTTGCCGTGGCCAGCCTGGGCAATGTGCTGGGCTCGCTGGTGAACTGGTTGCTCGGTCGTTACGTCGAGCACTTTCGCCACAAGCGCTGGTTTCCGGTCAACGAGCGTCAGCTGGCCAAGGCACAGCACAGCTACCACCGCTACGGTCGCTGGACCTTGCTGCTCAGCTGGGTGCCGATCATCGGTGATCCGCTTACGCTGGTCGCGGGTGTCATGCGCGAGCCGTTATGGAGCTTTCTGCTGATCGTCACGTTGGCCAAGACCGCACGCTATCTGATCGTGATGGGACTGACGCTCGGCTGGATGTGA
- a CDS encoding glutaredoxin family protein, which yields MYHVVLRGALLMLLGLLASAPVFADATVLEVFVRDGCPHCSAAKVYLAELSTQHPELEIRLREVDHDPAARADLLHLSREAGAWPPAVPTFVIGDQLLVGFDDATHSGARLLALIEQRVQRPGTVESTLFGTLSLERLGLPAFTLALGLLDGFNPCAMWVLLFLLSLLVRLQDRRRMAAIAGTFVLISGAVYYLFMAAWLNLFLFVGVSPLVVTGLALLAMLIGFINLRDGLRPESGFTLSIPASAKPGLYARVRRILQTRSLLPALGSVALLAVVVNFVELLCTAGLPAIYTAVLAQQQLSALAHHAYLGLYIIGYIADDALMVAIAVLALSSRKLTQGSGATLKLISGAVMLALGIVMLLKPQWLQ from the coding sequence ATGTACCACGTCGTGTTGCGCGGGGCTCTGTTGATGCTTCTGGGGCTACTGGCCAGCGCTCCTGTCTTCGCCGACGCAACGGTGCTTGAGGTGTTCGTCCGCGACGGCTGCCCGCACTGCAGCGCAGCCAAGGTCTATCTCGCGGAGCTGTCCACGCAGCATCCGGAGCTGGAGATTCGCCTGCGGGAAGTCGATCACGATCCTGCCGCGCGCGCCGATCTGCTACACCTGTCCCGTGAAGCCGGCGCCTGGCCCCCGGCAGTGCCGACGTTCGTCATCGGTGATCAGTTGCTGGTGGGCTTTGACGACGCCACGCACAGCGGCGCCAGGCTGCTCGCCTTGATCGAGCAACGCGTCCAGCGCCCGGGCACGGTTGAATCCACGCTATTCGGCACGCTCAGCCTTGAGCGTCTTGGGTTGCCTGCATTCACCCTTGCCCTCGGTCTGCTGGATGGTTTCAACCCCTGCGCGATGTGGGTACTGCTGTTTCTGCTGTCGCTACTGGTTCGTCTGCAGGATCGAAGGCGTATGGCTGCAATCGCGGGAACCTTCGTGCTGATCAGCGGCGCGGTGTACTACCTGTTCATGGCGGCCTGGCTGAACCTGTTTCTGTTCGTTGGCGTATCGCCGCTAGTCGTCACCGGACTGGCGCTGTTGGCGATGCTGATCGGCTTCATCAACCTGCGCGACGGGCTGCGCCCAGAAAGCGGCTTCACGCTTTCGATACCCGCCAGCGCCAAGCCGGGGCTGTATGCGCGCGTACGCCGCATCCTGCAAACCCGGAGCCTGTTGCCCGCTCTCGGCAGCGTTGCGCTGCTGGCCGTCGTGGTCAATTTCGTCGAGCTGCTGTGTACCGCCGGCCTGCCGGCGATCTACACCGCAGTCCTGGCCCAGCAGCAGTTGAGCGCACTGGCCCACCACGCCTATCTGGGTCTCTACATCATTGGCTATATCGCCGACGACGCACTGATGGTCGCCATCGCCGTACTCGCGCTGAGCAGCCGCAAGCTTACGCAAGGTTCTGGCGCCACGCTGAAGCTCATCAGCGGCGCGGTGATGCTCGCCTTGGGCATCGTCATGCTGCTAAAGCCGCAATGGCTGCAATAG
- a CDS encoding tetrathionate reductase family octaheme c-type cytochrome: MRAFRQCITALLLAPLLLLGGFAQASTADHTLFEALQGPFASGEEVTRACLSCHSKAASQIMATRHWTWDYLNPDTGQRLGKKTMLNGFCIGDRSNEAFCQSCHIGYGWKDASFDFTDESKVDCLACHNTGNYLKLAGLAGHPPLVRSETAPGSGKFVEPVDLAAVARQVGATSRRTCGTCHYYGGGGDGVKHGDLDSSLNSPSPELDVHMAVDGLDFACSTCHVAEEHRIAGSRINVTASDPHSAATRGQRSERNRSTCQSCHGDKPHQGNLLHAGRLNDHTSVLACQSCHIPTFARGGVPTKMAWDWSSAGKVGADGKPYQTRNERGQVLYDSRKGSFILGEDVVPDYVWFNGRVTYVQPDTVIDPTSRVPINRFHGVPGAADARIWPVKTFHGRQPYDTEHLTLLVPHTALPDDTAFWYNFDWAKALQAGADASGAPYSGKFDFVDTSMLWPITHMVAPKEQAIDCAQCHTRQQSRLAGVPGIWLTGNHHSPLLDRIGFGLAGVALLGVFVHAALRVFSRRRRSQ, encoded by the coding sequence ATGAGAGCATTCCGCCAGTGCATCACCGCCCTGCTGTTAGCGCCACTTCTGCTTTTAGGCGGCTTCGCGCAAGCATCCACCGCCGATCACACCCTCTTCGAGGCATTGCAGGGTCCGTTCGCCAGCGGCGAAGAGGTCACACGGGCGTGCCTGAGTTGTCATAGCAAGGCCGCCAGCCAGATCATGGCGACACGGCATTGGACCTGGGATTACCTCAACCCGGATACCGGCCAGCGCCTGGGCAAGAAGACCATGCTCAATGGCTTCTGCATCGGCGACCGCTCGAACGAGGCGTTCTGCCAGTCGTGCCACATTGGTTACGGCTGGAAAGATGCCAGTTTCGACTTCACCGACGAGAGCAAGGTTGACTGCCTCGCCTGTCACAACACCGGCAACTACCTGAAGCTTGCAGGTCTCGCCGGCCATCCACCGCTGGTGCGTAGCGAAACCGCACCCGGCTCAGGCAAGTTCGTCGAGCCCGTGGACCTGGCCGCGGTGGCGCGTCAGGTCGGCGCCACCAGCCGGCGCACCTGCGGCACTTGCCATTACTACGGCGGCGGTGGCGACGGCGTTAAGCACGGCGATCTCGATTCGTCACTCAATTCGCCGTCACCTGAGCTGGACGTACACATGGCCGTCGATGGACTCGACTTCGCCTGCTCAACCTGCCATGTCGCCGAAGAGCACCGGATTGCCGGCAGTCGCATCAACGTGACTGCCAGCGACCCGCACAGCGCAGCCACCCGAGGTCAGCGTAGCGAGCGCAACCGCTCGACGTGCCAGTCCTGCCATGGCGACAAACCGCATCAGGGGAATCTGCTGCACGCCGGACGCCTGAATGATCACACCAGCGTGCTGGCTTGCCAGAGTTGCCATATTCCGACCTTCGCCCGTGGTGGTGTGCCTACCAAGATGGCCTGGGACTGGTCCAGCGCCGGGAAGGTGGGTGCCGACGGCAAGCCATACCAGACACGCAACGAACGTGGTCAGGTTCTGTACGACAGCCGCAAGGGCAGCTTCATCCTCGGCGAGGACGTAGTGCCGGACTATGTCTGGTTTAACGGCCGGGTTACTTACGTGCAACCCGACACGGTCATCGACCCGACCAGCCGCGTCCCGATCAACCGCTTTCACGGTGTGCCGGGAGCTGCCGATGCGCGAATCTGGCCGGTAAAAACCTTCCATGGCCGCCAGCCATACGACACCGAGCACTTGACGTTACTGGTGCCGCATACCGCGCTGCCGGACGATACGGCGTTCTGGTACAACTTCGACTGGGCCAAGGCGCTGCAGGCAGGTGCCGACGCCTCCGGCGCGCCCTATAGCGGCAAGTTCGACTTCGTTGACACCTCGATGCTGTGGCCCATCACCCATATGGTTGCGCCGAAGGAACAGGCAATCGATTGCGCGCAGTGCCATACCCGGCAGCAAAGCCGACTCGCTGGCGTGCCCGGTATCTGGTTGACCGGCAACCATCACAGCCCCTTGCTCGATCGCATCGGCTTTGGCCTGGCTGGAGTGGCCCTGCTGGGCGTCTTCGTGCATGCCGCCTTGCGCGTTTTCTCGCGCCGCAGAAGGAGTCAATGA
- a CDS encoding cytochrome b/b6 domain-containing protein, whose product MRERLYLFTRFERFWHWSQAALIITLLVSGFAAHGSHALVDFRSAVEIHEVSAWLLMLLWVFGIFWHFTTGQWRQYTPTLSNIDRMLRYYVHGIFIGAPHPYKITVERKHNPLQRLSYLFVKVMIGPLLWLTGLLYLFWERAQGLLSPWIDLQQVALLHTAGAFMMLIFLIVHVYLATTGRTPLEHVRAMLTGWEEKH is encoded by the coding sequence ATGCGCGAGCGCCTGTACCTGTTCACCCGTTTCGAACGCTTCTGGCATTGGTCGCAGGCCGCGCTGATCATCACCCTGTTGGTCAGCGGGTTCGCCGCCCATGGCAGCCACGCACTAGTGGATTTCCGCAGCGCGGTCGAAATCCACGAGGTATCCGCTTGGCTGCTGATGCTGTTGTGGGTATTCGGCATCTTCTGGCATTTCACCACCGGTCAGTGGCGCCAATACACGCCTACCCTGAGCAACATCGACCGCATGTTGCGCTACTACGTCCACGGAATATTCATCGGCGCGCCACACCCTTACAAAATCACCGTGGAGCGCAAGCACAACCCTCTGCAGCGCCTGTCGTATCTGTTCGTCAAGGTGATGATCGGCCCGTTGCTATGGCTGACAGGGCTGCTCTATCTCTTCTGGGAGCGGGCACAGGGTCTGCTCTCGCCCTGGATTGATCTGCAACAGGTCGCGCTGCTGCATACGGCAGGCGCGTTCATGATGCTGATCTTCCTCATCGTGCATGTATACCTGGCGACAACCGGGCGGACACCGCTCGAGCACGTCAGGGCAATGCTCACTGGCTGGGAAGAAAAGCACTGA
- a CDS encoding rhodanese-like domain-containing protein, producing MKSSLIALSLSLMAIAAHAVELEVTPQDAYARAQQEGADVLFVDVRDPVEIMFVGFTDAVDVNVPYLLVDRDAWNDERGAFQTNRNPQFLDQVRAELDKRGLSTDTEIITMCRSGSERGKPSADFLRENGFPNARYVVDGFQGAAIKEGPQAGFRLQNGWQNAGLPWSPKMNPEKIYRTDRK from the coding sequence ATGAAATCATCATTGATCGCCCTGTCCCTCAGCCTGATGGCTATCGCAGCGCATGCAGTCGAACTCGAGGTGACCCCACAGGATGCCTACGCTCGCGCCCAGCAGGAGGGTGCTGATGTGCTCTTCGTCGACGTGCGCGACCCGGTGGAAATCATGTTCGTGGGTTTTACCGACGCCGTGGATGTCAATGTCCCGTATCTGCTCGTCGATCGTGACGCCTGGAACGATGAGCGCGGCGCCTTCCAGACCAACCGCAATCCGCAGTTCCTCGACCAGGTCCGTGCCGAGCTCGACAAGCGTGGCCTGAGCACCGACACCGAGATCATCACCATGTGCCGCTCGGGCAGCGAGCGTGGCAAGCCCAGTGCGGATTTCCTGCGCGAAAATGGCTTTCCCAACGCGCGGTATGTCGTCGATGGCTTCCAGGGCGCAGCCATCAAGGAAGGACCGCAAGCAGGCTTTCGCCTGCAGAACGGCTGGCAGAATGCCGGGCTGCCCTGGAGCCCGAAGATGAACCCGGAAAAGATCTATCGCACCGATCGCAAGTGA